Within Ananas comosus cultivar F153 unplaced genomic scaffold, ASM154086v1, whole genome shotgun sequence, the genomic segment TCCTGCCACGCTCGGTTGGGCACGGGCAGCGGTTGAAGCAGCCCGGCGTAGGGTTGTCCATCCACCTTATTTTGAATGCAAACGGCGCAGCCTTTAGTGTATTCTTCCACATTCTGCTTAAGGCCTGGTAAGTAGAAGTACTGTTTAGCTCTTTTGTAGGTGTGCCGGGCACCCGAATGAGCCCCCAGGGCTGAGGAGTGTAATTCATGTATTATCTTCCCTTGAACTCCACCTTGGTCCCCCACATATATCCTTCCCTTGTATCTCAGCATTTCTTGGGAGTATGTATACTTAGATTGTGGATCAGGTTGAAGTAGCAGCTTGGAAATGAGCTGTTGGCACTTCTCGTCTCCTCTGTAGCTCGCCGCCAGTTCGGCGACCCAACTAGGTATCACTGTGGTGATGGCTGCGCTAGTTCCTTCCTCGAATCCTCTTCTGGATAATGAGTCTGCAGATCTATTTTTCTTGCCGGCCTTGTAATGTATTATGTAATCGAGCTTCGTTAGTTTGACCATACCCTTTTGTTGGACTGCCGTGGTAATCTTCTGTTCCAATAAGTGCTTGAGGCTTTGATGATCCGTCTTGATGACGAATTGTCGAGGGCTGAGATAGTGTTTCCACTTGTTAACTGTCAAGAGTATCGCCAAAAATTCCTTCTCATAGGTTGACAAACCTATGTTCCGCTGGGTTATGGCCTTACTAATGTATGCAATAGGTCGCCCTTCTTGGGACAACACCGCTCCTATTCTTTGTCCACACGCGTCCACTTCGACAACAAAGGGTCTGGTATAATCGGGCATTGCTAATACTGGCGCTTGAGTCATGATCTCCTTCAAGTTCTCGAATGCTGTTTGTGTTTCGGAACTCCACTTGAATTGGTCCTTCCTAAACAGTTCTGTAAGGGGTTTACTTAGCCTCCTATAGTTCTTGATAAATCTTCTGTAGTACCCTGTTATGCCCAGAAACCCGCGCAACCCCTTGAGGGAAGTTGGTGTCGGCCACGTAACCATCGCCTCTACCTTCTTGGGATCGGTTGCCACTCCCTCCGGGGTGACGATATAGCCCAGATATTCCACCCTCTGTTGCCCGAAGTAGCATTTGGACCTCTTCGCGTACAGTTGTTGCCCGCGCAATGTTCTGAGCACCACGCTCAAGTGCGCCTTATGGTCTTCGATGTTTCGGCTGTAAACGAGAATGTCGTCGAAGAAAACTAATACATACCTTCTAAGGTAATCCGCAAATACCTCATTCATGATGGATTGAAAGGTGGCCGGCGCGTTGGTTAGCCCGAAGGGCATAACCAAAAATTCGTAATGTCCTGCGTGAGTCCGAAATGCCGTTTTAGAGACGTCCTCTGGATCCATCCTGATCTGGTGGTAGCCGGCCCTCAAGTCAATCTTAGAGAAGTAAGCTGAGCCGCCCAATTCGTCCAGCAAATCATCAATCAGCGGGATAGGATATTTATCTTTCACCGTCAATTTGTTCAGCTGTCTGTAGTCGACGCAAAACCGCCATGTGTTATCCTTCTTTTTGACGAGCAGCACGGGTGAGGCGAATGGGCTGGTGCTAGGCTGGATGATGCCTGACTCCAACATCTCCTTGACCTGTCGCTCGATTTCGTTCTTTTGCTCATAGGTATAACGATAGGGTCTTATGTTCACTGGTTGGGACGCCCCTTGTAAGGGAATCCGGTGGTCCTGCCTTCTCGTCGGGGGTAATCCCTTCGGCTCCTCGAACACATCTTCAAACTGTTGTAGTATCTCTTTAATGCTCTCAGGTATTACTTGCTCTTCGCACTCCCCGATCTGCGCGATTTTGGCTATAGCGCAACAAATTCCTTCCTGGCAGTCTCTCTTCCACTCCTTGGCAGTAAGCATCTTTAGGCCTGTCCCCACTGCCAACCCTTTAAGGACCAGTTGCTGTCCGTCTTTGTCGAGCGACACCGTGTGATTGTTATAGTCAAAAGTAACCTTACCATACGTTTTTAACCAATCTATGCCCAATATCACACTAGAGCCTTCTAGCCGGATTATCCGCAAGTCAGCCTTGTAAGATCTGTCATTCATGTTCCATGTAAACCCGGGGCTCCTTAGTTTGCTCATGATTTTGTGCCCATTGGCCACAGTGACTGTCAGGGGCGCCGCTGACTCTATCCTTGCCTTAACTTCTTTTGCCACCCGAAAATCCAGGAAGCTATGAGTACTCCCTGTGTCCACCAGTATCTTTAGCTTCTTGCTCCCCACTTCGCCCTGAATTTGAAGCgtttgaggtgagttttccccACTCAGCGCGTTAAAAGACAAACCCacctcttctttctcctccgAGTCTGGATTATTCCCTTCCTCTTCTCCGGCCACATCTTCCTCTTCCCGTAAACAATCTTCATCATACACTTCTAACACATTATCCTCGGCGGCTAAGCTGAAAAGGGTCTTGTTTTTGCACTGATGGCCCGGATGGTATTTGTCGCCGCACTTGAAACACTGCCCCGCCGCTCTTCGTTGCTCTATTAGCCGCCTGTGCTCTTGTGCTTGTTGACTAGTGCCTCCAGTGGAACCCTGGGCTTGGGCCCTACCATACTCCTTTGGTTTATAGGCATTGAAGGATTGGTGACCACCCCCCGCTCCTTTACTGATGATCCTGCTCTTCCTTTGCATGGTAGTCAGCGCCCGATCATGTAGTTTGGCATGGCTGTACGCGTCCTCCAAAGTGGCTGGGTGTGATATGTCCATGAAGGGCACCAGTTCTTCTTTTAACCCATTGATGTAGCTTGCGATAAAGAACTCTTCCTCCAGACGCGGATTGTAGTGCAACAATTGTGATCTCAGCTCCTCAAATTTTTCTTGGTAACTTTCGATGGATCCTGTTTGTTTGTGGTTGCTAAATTCGCGGATGGCGTAACGCTCCCCCACGTCCGCAAATCGCTTACAGACTGCATCGGTAAACTCCTCCCAAGTCACCCCTGGTCTATTAATGAAGTATCCTTGCTTCCACACTCTTGCCTTCCCGAAGATGTGCATGGTCGCCACTCCTAACCATTGCTGCCGCGGAATCTGGTACAGGTCGAAATATTGTCGGCAACTCTCTAGCCACCCTTGTGGATCTTCGCCACTGAACTGCGGAAAATCCAATTTAGGATAGGGAATGAACTGTTGTTGGGGTACCGCGTGTCTTGCGGGCCAATGTTGCACTAGCTCCTCTTCCTCGAGATCGTGCATGGGTAGTGGTGTAGGCAGAATTCCTTTTCCTTTATTATCCCTGACATGTATTGGAGTGTTACTACTTCCAGGTCGAGCATGCTCTTGGCTTCTTCCTTCAGGTGGGCTCACTCTGGGAATTTGTACTGAATGAAGCTGCGATTGCAGTGCGGCAAACATCCTCAGCATCTCCTCGTGTTGCGATTTCCCTTCTTCCCTGGCTGCGGCTACCTGTTGGGCCAGTCCGGTGATCCGCGCCTCATGATCGGTATTTAAATGCTGCAACCTCTCTTCCAGTGTGTTAATGTGGTCGCTTAAATCCTTCATCCGGGTACCCTCCACCATGCTTTTACTTGCGGGTGTGAAAGTGAATCGGTTTTGACTTCTTTTCCCAATTGCCGCCTCGGTTTTGTTTAATTTTCGATTTCTCTGTATGCTCCCTGCTTGCTTGAACTGGAATGGATGTATGCTACAGTAACTAAGCCGGTATGCCTGTGATGTCTTACTGAGGCTTGGCGCTGCTCCAATTAATGGAACGGTGCTTTACCCCCTCGGATCCTGGCATATCGCTGATTGTCTCCCTCTCGGTAATGTGATGGTGTAGTGGTTTGTTGGGTATACCTGATGAATGCCGAGTATTCGATGAAATGTCAGGCAGAACTTGAAGCTAGATTGTATGTAAACTACGCCCGCGAACCCTCCCTGGGATCTcgccgctctgataccaagttGTAAGGGTCCCTGACGATCCGCAACCGCCTATGATGAGATCTCGCTGAGGCCGGTATGGCGGAGAGGATGATGGGAGCTTCCGAGCCAGGGAACTCTTCTAATTGCAGGTAAGGTAAAGAATTGGAGAAATTGAGGgtgaagagaagagagaattgggaagaataagaagagaagagagtAGAGTTGAGAGGGTTAGGGAtagaagagagatagagaagaaaagagagattgAGGAAGAAGAACTTGTAATATATTTCATCATGTCCCCTTACATTACAGTTcacgatatatatatacgtcTAACCTATCAGTACTGAAATGAAATTAACAACTATGTGGGGGTGATAACAgcaaaaatgataaataaaggtGTTGGCTCGCTGGGCTGCTATTGGTGGTTGATGGGCCTCCGTCTGAGCTTGACTGGTCCAATACTGCCTGATAACGAGTAATAGGATCTCGGGTCCCCCTTCTCTGCACTATCCACTACCCACCGGGTCGCGGGCTCGCCTTTTCCCTCCGATCCGCGCTTCGACCATTCCGCTCCATCAGGCCGAAGTATTACTACTTCCTCTGCTCCCTAGATTCGTTCGAGATCttccccttctccctctccaaCGATGCCCTACTCCCCTCCATGGCTCACCGGAACCCCTCTTCTTCGCTGGACCATCTTGCCTAGCCGGACTCGCCTCCGACGCACCGCTCACCGGACCCGCTCGCCGATCACTCCGCTCCACCTTGCTGCCAGCACTTATCTCTTCTACTTAGTAAGCTACCTTCTTCCCTTCCTTCTCCTACTAATTACTACTCTTGTTATTCGCAGGCCTTACAACGCCGCAGGGACTACCGTTGCTGCTGCGGCCTCCTCCCTCCGTCTACAGGTTAGCTATAAATAAGGATAAGAGTAAGAAGAATAAGTCGATCGAGGAATAGCCAAGGATCAGAGAATATATAGGATTTTTGCTAATTCTTGATCATGGCATCCCCACCCAACAGAGACCAGCAACGGGAGAAAGACTACGCAGATGCCGACGTTGGGGCTTATCAGAGCGCTGGCCTTCCTCGGCGTAGCGCTTATTTCCAAGTTGGTCGGAGGGGCCCTCCCCGCTCGACAAGCTATACCAAGATCGACACCTGTGGAAGAGGCCCGCAACAGCACCAGGTGAGATAATGGCACGGGGAAGGAGACGCAGCGACGACCACTGTTCCGGCCACTGTGGCCTCCTTCCTCTGTCGAGAATTCTACATAACTAATCAATCCCCCCATGTTTTTTCTTACTAATCACAAACTTTACGCACATACATGCATGCATCTTATTTTCAGTTTCTTGGTAATTACAACGGTGGtgcaatttgatatatatatatatatgtatatatgtagtaGGGTTGCAAAAGAAGGCAGAGGAGGCGAGGAAGAGGGAggatcaagaagaagaagataatagTGAGacccaaaatattattttttacgggAGTTTATTTGGAGATATCTTAGATTGACAATCCACCTTACAATATTCTCTAATTTCCTACTTTTTTTCTCCCCCTGTAGATGTGTTCGAGAAGATCAGTCTTCTGTGACGCTTAAGTTGTATTACCTTCAAAATGGAAGTGCAAGACTTGGATTCTGGTAACTGCTCATGAACTGATACTATATCTAATTTTTGAGATACTGAAAGTGTTATTTGCTTATGATGTTTTTAGGATTAGAGGGAGGGAATTCTTGCTTCCTGTGGGGATTGTTTTAAAGGTGATGTGTAACGAACACTTCTATCAGAGACATTTGTTTCCTACCTTGGTGGTACTCTTGATTTTTTGCTATTAATTATATCGAATTTTCTGTTTGGCTTTCTCTACTGTTGTTTTGTCAAAACCAATACTTAAGTGATTTCTTTGGAAATCTAAATGTGTTTCTTTTAAATGTGCAGTATTTTGAATCATGCTTCATTctttaaattacataatttgGCTCCACatcttttagatttttagaCTACATGTTTATTTGCTCTGTAAAATCAATTATCTTTGACTCTTTAGATGGCGTAACTTGGCTTTAGAAGAATTGAACTTTTCGAAAACATGATGTATTATGAAAGCATTTTGTAGTGGTTCTGCTCATGATGTTATTTGGTTAATATGAAGGTTGTAAGTAGCTTGGGTTCATCTGACTCTAAAGAGCATTTGTTGGCTTGAGTAGTATCATTGTTAAATAGTTCTTTTGCAACTTATCAAAAGTTGCtctaacaatgcaattttccgTTGCTAAGTTATCATCTCATTTTATTTCACTTTATATCTTTTCGATTGTTgtgatgatgttttttttttcttttataatcaaTTTTCAAAGTTACTGCTTCACTTGATCTTTTGCTACTATTGTTTCATCTATTGTATATATGAGTTGGAAACAGATATTacaattttactattaattctaatttatttttttcttcttatgtataccaaatacttttaattacCTTCAATTTATTTACATACAATTTTTGACGAAATCAGGTTTTCTTTAGTCCACGTGGAGGTATTTCCTTAATTTGGGCAGGTATACTTTTTGATTAAATTCCATTTTCTTTTGTCGACATATCAGTATTTTCTTATATTTGAGCTTTTGTACGAAATACCTGTCAGTTTAACTATTTTGCTTAATTATAGGTTTGTATAGGATTTGTGTCAGCACTATGTGTCAGCTTAACTTATCTATCAGCttaactcatattttacaaaGTAAATTAACTAGGATGGCAATTGCGAAATAATTGCAACCAGTGTGTtctgtatattatttttttcgattGTTGTGATGGTGTTTTTTTGCTATTcctgtttaaaattatttactataAGTTCTGcaatttatatattctaattaattttgtaagttGCTGCTTCACTTGATTTTTGTACTACTGCAATCGTATATTTTTGGGACAGCCGGTTAGTAACATTTCTTAACCAACTTTTCCTATTAGTcttatttcattctttttttaattctttattgACTATTGTCTTTTCTTTCATCTAACTCTTGCACTCTTTCCTCGACTTCTACAGCTCTTAATTTTGTTGTATCTATGGTCATTCCTGCTGCTGGTGCATTAACTgcttatacttttatttgtttgttatttaaaattttatagttctTTTATGTATTTACTATTTCGTCTTTCTTTAGCTTTTTTTTATAAGATCTCAAATATTTCTTCAGTTTAACTACGCatcaaattttattcttttatgttttatttttcttactctttttttttttctctatgttGCAAGTATGATATGTTATTTACATTATaacgaaaataattaattattataagttaaatatcgaatattatctacccgccgcatcgcgcgggtcactgCACTAGTAATACAATATGTAAGCAAATAAAAGGATAACAAGTAAATTAAACAATTTCATTACTGAGTCATATCTCTACTTGATAAAATTAAATACCATGTACATTATGTTCTAATGCCACATGTTCAGTTATATACTTATGCAGGTTTACATACATGTTCATCTTTactgggttaattacaccaatggtccctaacatttacactgtttttcaatttggtccctaactttttgttttttacaaTCACGTCCCTAATCTCTTAAtttcattacaattaagtctCAGTTGTTAGATAGGtgttaaaattaacgaaaaatgccacgtcagcaccacgtcagcgccacggaaGTGTCGTGTCACCGCCATGTGGCGCTATGTCAgcgaattgcaaaaaaaaaaagggttgggGATCAAATTAAAAAACGGTGCAAAGGTGGGGGAccattggtgtaattaacccattaaatttataaattcaaaacaagatttttaatttaatatttaaattttaaattttaaattttattttggattcaaatt encodes:
- the LOC109706087 gene encoding uncharacterized protein LOC109706087 encodes the protein MKDLSDHINTLEERLQHLNTDHEARITGLAQQVAAAREEGKSQHEEMLRMFAALQSQLHSVQIPRVSPPEGRSQEHARPGSSNTPIHVRDNKGKGILPTPLPMHDLEEEELVQHWPARHAVPQQQFIPYPKLDFPQFSGEDPQGWLESCRQYFDLYQIPRQQWLGVATMHIFGKARVWKQGYFINRPGVTWEEFTDAVCKRFADVGERYAIREFSNHKQTGSIESYQEKFEELRSQLLHYNPRLEEEFFIASYINGLKEELVPFMDISHPATLEDAYSHAKLHDRALTTMQRKSRIISKGAGGGHQSFNAYKPKEYGRAQAQGSTGGTSQQAQEHRRLIEQRRAAGQCFKCGDKYHPGHQCKNKTLFSLAAEDNVLEVYDEDCLREEEDVAGEEEGNNPDSEEKEEVGLSFNALSGENSPQTLQIQGEVGSKKLKILVDTGSTHSFLDFRVAKEVKARIESAAPLTVTVANGHKIMSKLRSPGFTWNMNDRSYKADLRIIRLEGSSVILGIDWLKTYGKVTFDYNNHTVSLDKDGQQLVLKGLAVGTGLKMLTAKEWKRDCQEGICCAIAKIAQIGECEEQVIPESIKEILQQFEDVFEEPKGLPPTRRQDHRIPLQGASQPVNIRPYRYTYEQKNEIERQVKEMLESGIIQPSTSPFASPVLLVKKKDNTWRFCVDYRQLNKLTVKDKYPIPLIDDLLDELGGSAYFSKIDLRAGYHQIRMDPEDVSKTAFRTHAGHYEFLVMPFGLTNAPATFQSIMNEVFADYLRRYVLVFFDDILVYSRNIEDHKAHLSVVLRTLRGQQLYAKRSKCYFGQQRVEYLGYIVTPEGVATDPKKVEAMVTWPTPTSLKGLRGFLGITGYYRRFIKNYRRLSKPLTELFRKDQFKWSSETQTAFENLKEIMTQAPVLAMPDYTRPFVVEVDACGQRIGAVLSQEGRPIAYISKAITQRNIGLSTYEKEFLAILLTVNKWKHYLSPRQFVIKTDHQSLKHLLEQKITTAVQQKGMVKLTKLDYIIHYKAGKKNRSADSLSRRGFEEGTSAAITTVIPSWVAELAASYRGDEKCQQLISKLLLQPDPQSKYTYSQEMLRYKGRIYVGDQGGVQGKIIHELHSSALGAHSGARHTYKRAKQYFYLPGLKQNVEEYTKGCAVCIQNK